In Helicobacter mastomyrinus, a single genomic region encodes these proteins:
- the hemJ gene encoding protoporphyrinogen oxidase HemJ codes for MEYAYIKAFHIIVLVSWMAMLFYLPRLFVYHAQNRDNEGFVSVVKIQEVKLYKYIGTPAIVLTLLTGIAMITLHPSLLQVATSGIWLHIKLTFVIILVIYHLLCGYFIKTLGNGSCKRSHKFFRFFNEIPTLLLIIIAILAVCKPF; via the coding sequence ATGGAGTATGCGTATATCAAAGCATTTCATATTATCGTGCTTGTATCGTGGATGGCGATGTTATTTTATTTACCTCGATTATTTGTGTATCACGCACAAAATAGAGACAATGAGGGCTTTGTGAGTGTTGTTAAAATACAAGAAGTGAAACTTTATAAATATATCGGCACACCCGCTATTGTGCTTACCCTGCTTACAGGCATAGCAATGATTACCCTCCACCCCTCATTACTTCAAGTGGCGACTTCGGGTATTTGGCTACATATTAAACTCACATTTGTGATAATACTTGTAATCTATCATTTACTCTGCGGATATTTTATTAAGACATTGGGGAATGGCAGCTGCAAAAGAAGCCATAAATTCTTTAGATTTTTTAATGAGATTCCCACACTTTTACTTATCATTATTGCTATTTTAGCAGTATGCAAACCATTCTAG
- the argH gene encoding argininosuccinate lyase, whose protein sequence is MAKLWGGRFGLESSSLLEEFNASIFFDKALWREDISGSKAHTKMLGNIGVLAPNEVEAICKGLESIAQSIEEGRFEFKAGDEDIHMAIESALTELIGDVGKKLHTARSRNDQVALDFRLYVLRHNLIIQSLLVELIESILEIAKAHTQSIMPGFTHLQHAQPVSFGFHLVAWACNFKRDIERLEADFKRNNFCPLGSGALAGTPYKNDRNFLAKELGFSAPTLNAMDSVSDRDFALDMLYSLSMIMMHISRVAEELVLWSTQEFAFITLSDAYATGSSIMPQKKNPDVPELLRGKSGRVYGALMGLLSVMKGLPLAYNKDIQEDKEGVFDAIRNVMICLKIARECLCTMEIRTDNMYKMAKKGHLSATDLADFLVRECNVAFRDAHHITGQVVAYAESKGVDISDLNEVEIMALDSRIKAGVKAVLSLEYSMNARDTLGGTATSQTHAQIEALTHFVKNIKAQLEQAL, encoded by the coding sequence ATGGCGAAGTTATGGGGAGGGCGATTTGGTTTAGAATCTAGCTCACTTTTAGAGGAATTTAATGCTTCGATTTTTTTTGATAAAGCCTTGTGGCGTGAGGATATAAGTGGTTCAAAAGCTCATACAAAAATGCTTGGTAATATCGGTGTGTTGGCACCAAATGAGGTAGAGGCGATTTGCAAAGGCTTAGAGAGTATCGCTCAATCCATTGAAGAGGGGCGTTTTGAGTTTAAGGCAGGTGATGAAGATATACATATGGCAATAGAATCTGCCCTTACAGAGCTTATTGGTGATGTGGGTAAAAAGCTCCATACCGCAAGAAGTCGCAATGACCAAGTCGCGCTTGATTTTCGGCTTTACGTATTAAGGCATAATCTCATTATTCAATCTTTGCTTGTAGAACTTATAGAATCTATCTTAGAAATCGCAAAGGCACATACACAAAGCATTATGCCCGGATTCACACATTTACAACACGCTCAACCTGTGAGCTTTGGCTTTCATCTCGTGGCTTGGGCGTGTAATTTTAAGCGCGACATAGAGCGATTGGAAGCGGATTTTAAACGTAATAACTTCTGTCCGCTTGGGAGTGGGGCATTAGCAGGAACACCCTATAAAAATGATAGAAATTTTCTTGCTAAAGAGCTAGGATTTAGCGCACCTACGCTTAATGCGATGGATTCTGTAAGTGATAGGGATTTTGCCCTTGATATGCTTTATAGCCTTTCTATGATAATGATGCACATCTCGCGTGTGGCTGAAGAACTCGTGCTATGGAGCACACAGGAATTTGCATTTATCACTCTAAGTGATGCGTATGCGACGGGTAGCTCGATTATGCCGCAGAAAAAAAATCCCGATGTGCCTGAACTTTTGCGCGGTAAGAGTGGGCGTGTGTATGGGGCTTTAATGGGGCTTTTAAGTGTGATGAAAGGACTGCCCCTAGCGTATAATAAAGATATACAGGAGGATAAGGAGGGCGTCTTTGATGCGATTAGAAATGTAATGATTTGCTTAAAAATCGCTAGGGAATGCCTCTGCACGATGGAGATTCGCACAGATAATATGTATAAAATGGCAAAAAAAGGGCATTTGAGCGCGACTGATTTAGCGGATTTTCTCGTGCGGGAATGCAATGTGGCATTTCGTGATGCACATCATATTACTGGACAGGTGGTGGCTTATGCAGAATCTAAGGGTGTGGATATAAGTGATTTAAATGAGGTGGAGATTATGGCACTAGATTCACGTATTAAAGCAGGAGTAAAGGCGGTGCTGTCTTTAGAATATTCAATGAACGCACGCGACACCCTGGGCGGCACTGCTACTTCTCAAACACACGCACAAATAGAAGCCCTCACGCATTTTGTCAAAAATATCAAGGCACAATTAGAACAAGCACTATAG
- the ubiE gene encoding bifunctional demethylmenaquinone methyltransferase/2-methoxy-6-polyprenyl-1,4-benzoquinol methylase UbiE: protein MSKKQEKIVSMFDEIAPSYDKANRVMSLGIDVKWRKVACEKAFEALGRDEIGCVLDVACGTGDMLWHWDKESKKVHKQIVKMCGIDPSRGMLEVARQKLNPLFTEDRLQLSVGEAKALGIESANVDILSIAYGLRNVVALDEALDEFVRVLKSGGVLVILEFMNNEKKGLLQSLMRFYTRKILPLVGGLLSRNYAAYKYLPNSIKDFVSIEQLEEKLQARGVSSYFVKGYSADISTLYIGIKS, encoded by the coding sequence ATGAGTAAAAAGCAAGAAAAAATCGTAAGTATGTTTGATGAGATTGCTCCAAGCTATGATAAGGCAAATCGCGTGATGAGCCTAGGCATAGATGTTAAATGGCGCAAGGTAGCGTGTGAGAAGGCATTTGAGGCGTTGGGTAGAGATGAAATTGGCTGTGTGCTTGATGTGGCGTGTGGCACGGGCGATATGTTGTGGCATTGGGATAAAGAGTCAAAAAAGGTGCATAAGCAGATTGTAAAAATGTGCGGGATTGACCCATCAAGGGGAATGCTTGAAGTCGCAAGGCAAAAGCTTAACCCTTTATTTACAGAGGATAGATTGCAACTTAGTGTTGGCGAGGCAAAGGCTCTTGGCATAGAATCTGCAAATGTGGATATCCTCTCTATTGCTTATGGATTACGCAATGTCGTGGCACTTGATGAGGCACTTGATGAATTTGTACGTGTGCTAAAAAGTGGCGGGGTTTTGGTAATTTTAGAATTTATGAATAATGAAAAAAAAGGGCTTTTGCAATCTCTTATGCGCTTTTATACACGCAAGATTCTGCCTTTGGTTGGGGGGTTACTCTCGCGTAATTATGCAGCGTATAAGTATCTGCCTAATTCTATCAAAGATTTTGTGAGTATTGAGCAACTAGAGGAAAAGCTTCAGGCACGAGGTGTGAGCAGCTATTTTGTGAAAGGATATAGTGCGGATATTTCTACATTATATATAGGTATCAAATCTTAA
- the mqo gene encoding malate dehydrogenase (quinone), whose amino-acid sequence MSEDSEVVLVGGGVMSLTLAAMLKELSPSTHISIYEMLEDVGLESSMTWNNAGTGHQALCELNYTPKKEDGSIDITKALKINQQYELSKEFWAYCVKVGILKEPRTFINPVPHLSFVVDHIVPYLKQRYETLKTSPLFANMYYSEDREQIKQWAPLLLEGRDDKQHIAVTYMEEGSDVNFGEMVRQFRNKLSQKDGFDVYVNHKVYDLEKEGNKWRLDVLDKQSGERKQIRAKFVFLGGGGGSFPLLQKSGIPEGKEYGGFPVGGLWLVCKNREIIDKHHAKIYGKASIGDPPMSVPHLDTRIIDGKRELLFGPYAGFNTKFLKRGSLLDFPLSVRPSNFLPMVQAGIDNMPLTIYLIKQILMSNKQRMRKLNVFMPAAELKDWKAMFAGQRVQIIKKDAKGRGSLQFGTEVITSSDGSLAALLGASPGASTVVDIMLQVLERCFGTEMQSNEWKDKLIQMVPSYKRSLEENITHFNECRSQTAQVLQMPFCAI is encoded by the coding sequence ATGAGTGAGGATTCAGAGGTAGTTTTGGTTGGTGGGGGCGTGATGAGCCTTACTTTAGCAGCGATGTTAAAGGAACTTAGTCCTTCTACACATATTAGTATATATGAAATGCTTGAAGATGTGGGATTAGAGAGCAGTATGACTTGGAATAATGCGGGGACAGGACATCAGGCATTATGTGAGTTAAACTATACGCCTAAAAAAGAAGATGGCAGTATTGATATTACTAAAGCATTGAAAATCAATCAGCAGTATGAGCTAAGCAAGGAGTTTTGGGCATATTGCGTGAAAGTAGGGATTCTCAAAGAGCCACGCACATTTATTAATCCTGTGCCGCATTTAAGCTTTGTGGTAGATCATATCGTGCCTTATTTGAAGCAGCGATATGAGACATTGAAAACCTCTCCATTGTTTGCCAATATGTACTATTCCGAAGATAGAGAGCAGATTAAGCAATGGGCGCCGCTTTTGCTTGAAGGGCGAGATGATAAGCAGCACATAGCCGTTACTTATATGGAAGAGGGTAGTGATGTTAATTTTGGCGAAATGGTGCGGCAGTTTAGAAATAAGCTTAGTCAAAAAGATGGCTTTGATGTGTATGTAAATCATAAAGTGTATGATTTAGAAAAAGAGGGCAATAAGTGGCGACTAGATGTGCTAGATAAGCAAAGTGGAGAGAGAAAGCAGATTAGGGCGAAATTTGTATTTCTAGGCGGTGGAGGCGGTTCATTTCCATTATTGCAAAAGAGTGGCATACCTGAAGGCAAAGAATATGGTGGATTCCCTGTAGGAGGGCTGTGGCTTGTGTGTAAAAATCGAGAGATTATCGATAAACATCACGCTAAAATCTATGGTAAGGCTTCTATTGGTGACCCCCCTATGTCAGTGCCACATTTAGACACACGTATTATTGATGGCAAAAGGGAACTACTCTTTGGACCCTATGCGGGATTTAATACAAAGTTCCTCAAACGTGGCAGTTTGCTTGATTTTCCTTTATCAGTAAGACCAAGCAATTTTCTCCCTATGGTTCAGGCAGGAATCGATAATATGCCACTTACGATATACCTTATTAAGCAAATTTTGATGTCAAATAAGCAGCGTATGAGAAAGCTCAATGTATTTATGCCGGCTGCGGAGTTGAAAGATTGGAAAGCAATGTTTGCAGGACAGAGGGTGCAGATTATCAAAAAAGATGCTAAGGGCAGAGGAAGTTTGCAATTTGGCACAGAGGTGATTACTTCAAGTGATGGTTCGTTGGCAGCCTTGCTTGGTGCCTCTCCGGGAGCCTCTACGGTGGTGGATATTATGTTGCAAGTGCTTGAACGTTGTTTTGGCACAGAAATGCAATCAAATGAGTGGAAAGATAAACTAATCCAAATGGTGCCCTCCTATAAGCGCTCACTTGAGGAGAATATCACACATTTTAACGAATGTCGCTCTCAAACAGCGCAAGTTCTTCAAATGCCATTTTGTGCTATTTAA
- a CDS encoding RsiV family protein, which translates to MRYMVIFVMLCVGVWFVGCGDSHKEAEFEHLNPQELTQILHFGENEKRTFVMKGTFDKKPIKAYLTLAYPPIALYHKDTLNALDMQARITFVDDAYHYAVYKIENLAFHIDHNVLSVKGKWSDKEKTPSDKGLDKFEGENEHSVFILTQDMDMPLNQADVINASFEAQNKQEKKYYKYIERPIIKCNNTMSVASCEKINTALNDNKDTKALGEALQAEVVKDYDENMQWDTDSIQQQSVYFVDKHIIMLRNDTYRYEGGAHGSKSMNMQAFSVQSGESLPQDIKSLFRAESLVQVRTKIIEHLVKEYGKDMFFNLDEVEIPEVFFMNERGIVFVWQEYDITPYAAGIITLGISYKELKDYANMQSPYGYLFQ; encoded by the coding sequence ATGCGTTATATGGTGATATTTGTAATGTTATGTGTAGGCGTGTGGTTTGTGGGTTGTGGGGATTCGCATAAAGAAGCAGAGTTTGAGCACTTAAATCCACAGGAACTAACGCAGATTTTGCATTTTGGTGAAAATGAGAAGCGAACATTTGTTATGAAAGGCACTTTCGATAAAAAGCCCATTAAAGCTTATTTGACTTTAGCTTACCCGCCGATAGCGCTTTATCATAAAGATACTCTAAATGCACTAGATATGCAAGCGAGGATAACTTTTGTCGATGATGCCTATCATTATGCTGTGTATAAAATAGAGAATCTAGCCTTTCATATTGATCACAATGTGCTAAGTGTGAAAGGTAAGTGGAGTGATAAGGAAAAAACCCCTAGCGATAAGGGACTAGATAAGTTTGAGGGTGAAAATGAGCATTCAGTCTTTATTTTAACCCAAGATATGGATATGCCACTTAATCAAGCGGATGTGATAAATGCTTCTTTTGAGGCGCAAAATAAACAAGAGAAAAAATACTACAAATATATTGAGCGTCCCATCATCAAATGCAACAACACAATGAGTGTTGCAAGTTGTGAGAAGATAAACACAGCCCTCAATGACAATAAAGACACAAAGGCTTTGGGCGAAGCATTACAAGCAGAGGTAGTAAAAGATTATGATGAGAATATGCAATGGGATACAGATAGCATACAGCAGCAGTCTGTATATTTTGTTGATAAGCATATCATTATGCTTAGAAATGATACATATCGCTATGAGGGTGGCGCACACGGCAGTAAAAGTATGAATATGCAAGCCTTTAGCGTGCAAAGTGGAGAATCTTTGCCTCAAGACATAAAGAGCCTTTTTAGGGCTGAATCTTTAGTGCAAGTGCGGACAAAAATCATTGAACATCTTGTGAAAGAGTATGGTAAGGATATGTTTTTTAATCTCGATGAAGTCGAGATTCCCGAAGTATTTTTTATGAATGAAAGAGGGATTGTCTTTGTATGGCAGGAATATGACATAACCCCTTATGCAGCAGGGATTATCACCCTTGGGATTTCATATAAGGAACTAAAAGATTATGCCAATATGCAATCTCCCTATGGGTATTTATTCCAATGA
- a CDS encoding YaaA family protein, with translation MKIFFAPSESKNIPHNSPYCLNSHIADTLHSNALNAYLQFLHNASESEIMAVFGSKSLDLQDLALCQNLLQAPTLEAIRLYSGVAYKALDFESLESAAQEYIRENLYIFSNLFGMVRADEPLAYYNLHQGKGREVFALKTLYEGLKPALDIFFQDCEVLDLRAEAYIKVYPLKHCKISAQVVFLKNGKKVSHYAKFYRGLYARAIAQQGISSIEQLAGLKLDSLKLLSTQHSQNATILTYEAFS, from the coding sequence ATGAAAATATTCTTTGCCCCTAGTGAATCTAAAAATATCCCTCACAATAGCCCATATTGCCTTAATTCACATATTGCAGATACTTTGCATTCAAATGCTTTGAATGCATATTTGCAGTTTTTACATAATGCAAGTGAAAGTGAGATTATGGCGGTTTTTGGGAGTAAGAGCCTTGATTTGCAGGATTTAGCCCTTTGTCAAAATCTACTTCAAGCCCCTACATTGGAGGCTATCAGGCTTTATAGCGGTGTAGCGTATAAGGCATTAGATTTTGAAAGCCTAGAGAGTGCTGCTCAAGAGTATATCCGCGAGAATCTTTATATTTTTAGCAATCTCTTTGGTATGGTGAGGGCAGATGAGCCTTTGGCATACTATAATCTCCATCAAGGCAAGGGTAGAGAGGTTTTTGCGTTAAAAACGCTCTATGAGGGCTTAAAGCCTGCACTTGATATATTTTTTCAAGATTGTGAAGTGCTAGATTTACGTGCGGAAGCATATATCAAGGTCTATCCCCTGAAGCATTGTAAAATATCTGCTCAAGTGGTGTTTCTCAAAAATGGTAAGAAAGTGAGCCATTATGCAAAGTTTTATCGTGGCTTGTATGCAAGGGCAATAGCACAGCAGGGTATTTCTAGCATTGAGCAATTAGCAGGACTAAAGCTAGATTCTCTCAAACTTCTCTCTACTCAGCACTCACAAAATGCTACTATATTAACTTATGAGGCATTCTCTTAG
- the oadA gene encoding sodium-extruding oxaloacetate decarboxylase subunit alpha: protein MVKITENSLRDGHQSLLATRMRTEDLIEAAKIFDSIGFHSLEVWGGATYDTCLRYLKEDPFERLNEFKKVCVKTPLQMLLRGQNLIGYRHYADDVVEEFVRLSAEAGMDIFRIFDAFNDARNLKKAIESVKKYGKHAQGAICYTTSPVHSIARFVSYAKELVSIGCDSLAIKDMAGLLTPFAAYELVKALKAEINVSLSLHTHSTAGFAFGAHLKAVEAGVDVLDLANSALSEGTSHPCTQSMVATLKDTQWDSKLDIVPMEEAADILRKNRRKYKKFESQYNQIDTRVLVSQIPGGMISNMANQLKEQNALDRMDEVMREIPNVRADFGYVPLVTPSSQIVGTQAVLNVLMGERYKTITTETRNVIRGLYGRTPAPLNQALVEKVLNEGEEMLSVRPADLLKPELQKAKEESKAFAKSPQDVLSYAIFGSIAETFLQERNSNTLSPEPLESFEERCDDKLPKEFEIVVNGEHYAIKVEGSGEKTDEVRPFFIRVDGELKEVFVESVDKSLEGKIQKEQKAGALPQVTAPGHAKSPMPGTLTKIKVKVGDKVNQGDTLAIVEAMKMENEVLSPIDGVVKEIYATQGMQIGSDVAIMLLG, encoded by the coding sequence ATGGTAAAAATCACAGAAAATAGCTTACGCGATGGGCATCAATCACTTTTAGCTACGCGTATGCGAACAGAGGATTTAATAGAAGCAGCAAAAATCTTTGATTCTATTGGGTTTCATAGTTTAGAAGTATGGGGCGGGGCGACTTATGATACCTGTTTGCGTTATCTTAAAGAAGATCCTTTTGAGCGGTTAAATGAGTTTAAAAAGGTATGTGTTAAAACACCTTTGCAAATGCTGCTAAGGGGGCAAAATCTCATCGGTTATCGCCATTATGCCGATGATGTGGTGGAGGAGTTTGTGCGGCTTTCTGCCGAGGCGGGTATGGATATTTTTAGAATCTTTGATGCCTTTAATGACGCACGTAACCTTAAAAAAGCCATTGAAAGTGTTAAAAAATATGGCAAACACGCACAAGGGGCGATTTGCTACACGACTTCGCCCGTGCATAGTATTGCTCGTTTTGTGAGCTATGCTAAGGAGCTTGTGTCTATAGGCTGTGATTCTCTTGCTATTAAAGATATGGCTGGATTACTTACGCCATTTGCGGCTTATGAGCTTGTCAAAGCCTTGAAAGCAGAGATTAATGTATCTTTGAGTTTGCATACGCATTCTACGGCTGGTTTTGCCTTTGGAGCCCATTTAAAGGCCGTTGAAGCTGGAGTTGATGTCTTAGATTTAGCAAATTCTGCCTTGAGTGAAGGCACAAGCCACCCCTGCACTCAATCTATGGTCGCCACATTGAAAGACACGCAATGGGATAGTAAGCTTGATATAGTTCCTATGGAGGAGGCAGCAGATATTTTGCGTAAAAATCGCAGAAAGTATAAGAAATTTGAATCCCAATATAATCAAATTGATACACGTGTGCTTGTTAGCCAAATCCCTGGAGGTATGATTTCTAATATGGCAAATCAGCTCAAAGAGCAAAATGCGCTTGATAGAATGGACGAAGTTATGCGTGAGATTCCCAATGTCCGCGCGGATTTTGGCTATGTGCCTTTGGTAACGCCATCAAGCCAAATTGTAGGTACACAGGCGGTGTTAAATGTGCTAATGGGAGAGAGATATAAGACGATTACGACTGAAACGCGCAATGTGATTAGAGGGCTGTATGGACGCACCCCTGCACCTTTAAATCAAGCTTTGGTTGAAAAAGTTTTAAATGAGGGTGAGGAAATGCTCTCTGTGCGCCCCGCCGATTTACTAAAACCTGAATTACAGAAGGCAAAAGAGGAGAGTAAAGCATTTGCGAAAAGCCCGCAAGATGTTCTATCCTATGCGATATTTGGCTCTATTGCGGAGACATTTTTACAAGAGCGCAATAGCAATACCCTAAGCCCAGAGCCTTTAGAATCCTTTGAGGAGCGATGTGATGATAAACTGCCTAAAGAATTTGAAATTGTCGTTAATGGCGAACATTATGCGATTAAGGTTGAGGGCAGCGGAGAAAAGACAGATGAAGTGCGTCCGTTTTTTATCCGTGTTGATGGTGAGCTAAAAGAGGTGTTTGTGGAGAGTGTTGATAAATCCCTAGAGGGTAAGATTCAAAAAGAGCAAAAGGCAGGTGCGTTACCTCAAGTTACTGCTCCCGGACACGCTAAATCCCCAATGCCCGGCACACTCACTAAGATTAAGGTAAAAGTAGGCGATAAGGTGAATCAAGGCGATACATTAGCCATCGTAGAAGCAATGAAAATGGAAAATGAAGTGCTATCCCCCATAGATGGCGTGGTGAAAGAGATTTATGCCACGCAGGGTATGCAAATAGGGAGCGATGTGGCGATTATGTTGCTTGGCTAG
- a CDS encoding aminotransferase class V-fold PLP-dependent enzyme, whose amino-acid sequence MDYIYLDNAATSFPKPQCVIDSVSAYLSHIGASPARSAHSLSIASGQILYEARVALAKLLGQSREERVIFGANATMMLNSALYGILQENDRVVTTSLEHNSVIRPLMELKNTRHIQVEIIQSSPTCAIHLSHLESTLQNARVCVCVYANNVSGAVLPIAEIYTLCKKYGVIFILDSSQAIGHLPLSANDADIICGSCHKGLYAPSSLGFMSLNPAFDENVLQSFMQGGTGSQSEESIQPRFLPDKYESGTPNMCAIAGLRAALEWIEQSGGIAQIHARQMDLYRQLYEGLKSISSVLLYEIESPQCVANVSFNIINASPSQVGLRLDREFGILSRVGLHCSPLTHKSMGSFECGGSVRLSIGAFNTHAEIEQTLRAIEFLAKVYV is encoded by the coding sequence GTGGATTATATTTATTTAGACAACGCTGCTACCTCTTTCCCTAAGCCTCAATGCGTGATAGATAGCGTGAGTGCTTATCTTAGCCATATTGGGGCTTCTCCTGCAAGAAGTGCTCATAGCCTATCTATCGCCTCTGGGCAGATTCTATATGAGGCGCGTGTGGCTTTGGCAAAACTCTTAGGGCAGAGCAGAGAGGAGCGAGTAATATTTGGTGCAAATGCCACGATGATGCTAAATAGCGCATTGTATGGAATCTTGCAAGAAAATGATAGGGTAGTAACTACAAGCTTAGAGCATAATAGTGTGATTCGTCCGCTTATGGAGTTAAAAAACACACGTCACATTCAAGTAGAGATAATCCAATCAAGCCCAACCTGCGCTATTCATCTATCGCATTTAGAATCTACCTTACAAAATGCTAGGGTATGCGTATGTGTGTATGCAAACAACGTAAGTGGCGCGGTGTTACCCATAGCAGAGATTTATACGCTTTGCAAAAAGTATGGGGTGATTTTTATCCTTGATAGTTCCCAAGCCATAGGGCATTTGCCACTATCAGCAAATGATGCGGATATTATTTGTGGCTCGTGCCATAAGGGCTTGTATGCACCTAGTAGCTTAGGTTTTATGAGTTTGAATCCTGCCTTTGATGAAAATGTGTTACAAAGCTTTATGCAGGGTGGCACAGGCTCACAAAGTGAAGAGAGCATTCAGCCGAGATTCTTACCTGATAAATATGAGAGTGGTACACCTAATATGTGCGCTATTGCTGGGCTTAGAGCTGCGCTAGAGTGGATAGAGCAAAGCGGGGGCATAGCGCAGATTCACGCAAGGCAAATGGATTTATATAGGCAGCTCTATGAGGGTTTAAAATCGATAAGTAGTGTCCTGCTTTATGAGATAGAATCTCCACAATGTGTGGCTAATGTGTCTTTTAATATTATTAATGCCTCTCCCTCACAGGTGGGATTGAGACTTGATAGGGAGTTTGGGATTCTCTCACGTGTGGGGCTGCACTGCTCACCATTAACGCATAAGAGTATGGGGAGCTTCGAGTGTGGGGGAAGTGTGCGCTTAAGTATAGGAGCGTTTAATACACACGCAGAGATAGAGCAGACATTGAGAGCTATAGAATTTTTAGCAAAAGTTTATGTTTAA
- a CDS encoding fumarate hydratase, whose product MREVRYEDIKSAVAKLAIDACCIQTPDIRHAFSEAKKTEQSALGQNILDTLIENGKIAKDNMMPICQDTGMTVVFVEIGQDVHIVGGYLEDAINEGIRDGYTNGYLRKSVVAEPLYERKNTTNNTPAVIHTRIIKGDKLRLKVCPKGFGSENKSVLKMLVPADGIDGVKKVFTEAVKLAGPNACPPMVIGVGIGGTMEKAAILAKQAAVREIDSQNPDPRYAKLEEELLEIANKTGVGPQGLGGTTTAFAVNVEWYPTHIAGLPVAVNINCHAARHADIEL is encoded by the coding sequence ATGAGAGAAGTGCGATATGAGGATATTAAATCCGCTGTTGCAAAACTTGCCATTGACGCGTGCTGTATCCAAACACCCGATATCCGCCACGCTTTTAGTGAGGCAAAAAAGACAGAGCAATCAGCCTTAGGGCAAAATATCCTTGATACCCTTATCGAAAATGGCAAAATTGCTAAAGATAATATGATGCCTATTTGTCAGGATACGGGTATGACTGTAGTATTTGTAGAAATTGGGCAAGATGTGCATATCGTTGGGGGATATCTCGAAGATGCGATAAATGAGGGCATACGCGATGGCTATACAAATGGCTACTTGCGTAAATCAGTCGTGGCTGAACCCCTCTATGAGCGCAAAAATACGACAAATAATACGCCCGCTGTTATCCACACACGCATTATTAAGGGCGATAAATTGCGTTTGAAGGTTTGCCCTAAGGGCTTTGGAAGCGAAAATAAATCTGTGCTTAAAATGCTTGTCCCAGCTGATGGAATCGATGGCGTGAAAAAGGTTTTCACCGAAGCGGTAAAACTCGCAGGACCTAATGCTTGTCCACCTATGGTGATTGGAGTAGGCATTGGCGGAACGATGGAAAAGGCGGCGATTCTTGCTAAACAAGCAGCAGTGCGGGAGATAGATTCTCAAAATCCAGACCCACGATACGCAAAGCTTGAAGAGGAATTGCTAGAGATTGCGAACAAAACAGGTGTGGGACCACAAGGGCTAGGAGGCACGACAACCGCCTTTGCTGTGAATGTAGAGTGGTATCCTACACATATTGCAGGATTGCCTGTGGCAGTGAATATCAACTGCCACGCCGCAAGACACGCAGATATTGAACTATGA
- a CDS encoding Fe-S-containing hydro-lyase translates to MAEAKKITAPLSKEVAKSLKAGESVLISGTILAARDAAHKALTEALARGEKLPVDLQGETIYYLGPTPAKPGNAIGSAGPTTSGRMDKYTPTIIEQGIHGMIGKGYRNKEVIDSMVAHGVVYMVAVGGAAALISKCITKYEVLAYPELGPEAVARLTIENFPAIVAIDAEGNNYYEVGQAPYKKI, encoded by the coding sequence ATGGCAGAAGCAAAAAAAATCACTGCACCTTTGAGCAAAGAGGTGGCGAAGAGCCTTAAGGCAGGAGAGAGTGTGCTTATCAGTGGGACTATTTTAGCCGCACGTGACGCAGCACATAAGGCACTTACCGAAGCATTAGCACGAGGAGAAAAGCTCCCTGTGGATTTGCAAGGCGAGACAATTTATTATCTAGGACCTACTCCCGCAAAGCCCGGCAATGCGATTGGTTCAGCAGGACCTACGACAAGCGGGAGAATGGATAAATACACGCCTACGATTATTGAGCAGGGTATTCACGGAATGATTGGCAAGGGCTATCGTAACAAAGAAGTGATAGATTCTATGGTGGCACACGGGGTTGTGTATATGGTAGCTGTGGGTGGTGCAGCGGCACTCATCTCTAAATGTATCACAAAATACGAGGTTTTAGCTTATCCCGAGCTAGGACCTGAAGCAGTCGCTAGACTTACGATTGAAAATTTCCCTGCCATTGTCGCTATTGATGCAGAGGGTAATAATTACTATGAAGTAGGGCAAGCTCCGTATAAGAAAATTTAG